The DNA sequence CTGTAtcaaaggaaggaagaaacaaCATTTCCTGCCTTATCTGGGAGCTCGAACCAActtaaaaaacaattcaaaacaTTCATATCAAGTAAAGATGGATGAATCTTTAGAAGATGATTCGAATTCGAAATTCATGTATTTCTAACTATAACCattcaaaatgaaattcatgTATTTCTAACTATAACCATTCAAAATACAATTCGACCTCGATCGAACTAGTCTTTTCTCTAGTTCTTAATATTAGAAACTCGCGTTTCCGCTACCCTTTCTATACATAAACTCAATCTCTAATATCAAAACAAAGCTTGGCCTCATCCCAGGGACCATTGATCTCAAACTTGAATTCCTGAATTCGTATAAGCCAATAAGGACAAACAACTGTAACAAAAATCAATAGACTTGCcaataatatgaaaaacaaCTGATGTAGGAAATAAACATACACCAAGGTGACTGTCATCaaacagagagagaataagAGATGCAGATGAACAGAGTACTTCTTAATAGAGTAAGTAACCAAAGGggcaaaaaggaaaatttgtaAGGAGAACAACATTATGGCGAACACGTGTAACCGAGATGGAAGACGTGAAGCAATAAGAACAGAGGCCACAATAGAAGCATTTAAAGAAATGCAACTGGTTAAGCTTGGGTTCTTAAGATTACCTGGAGCTCTAACAGTGGAACCTGAGTAGTCATGTAGGAAGAGATGGAGGATAATAAGTGAAACAGTCAATGCCCAAATGGAATCTGAGCTAATGGATTTAGTAAGAGTTTGGTAGATGGGAGCCAAGACATACAACCCAGTTgtgaaaaatgatatattgAGAAAATAGTGGAGGAGAAGGTTCAATGAGAGTGTTTCTTCagtgaaaagaagaattagaaaTCCAGAAGCTAGAAGACTAATGTCAAGAAATAAGAGGGAATTCTCGTCGAGAGTCGATCTAAGT is a window from the Cucurbita pepo subsp. pepo cultivar mu-cu-16 unplaced genomic scaffold, ASM280686v2 Cp4.1_scaffold000268, whole genome shotgun sequence genome containing:
- the LOC111784729 gene encoding phosphatidylinositol N-acetylglucosaminyltransferase subunit C — translated: MDSSTNEGNYNTQPKWRKVAYGGMQPGFDDNHTDESFLEDIVMNANVVKRDILKVMLDSVSISEYLCIVALVGLVWTYTLRSTLDENSLLFLDISLLASGFLILLFTEETLSLNLLLHYFLNISFFTTGLYVLAPIYQTLTKSISSDSIWALTVSLIILHLFLHDYSGSTVRAPGNLKNPSLTSCISLNASIVASVLIASRLPSRLHVFAIMLFSLQIFLFAPLVTYSIKKYSVHLHLLFSLCLMTVTLVYVYFLHQLFFILLASLLIFVTVVCPYWLIRIQEFKFEINGPWDEAKLCFDIRD